A stretch of DNA from Limnohabitans sp. MORI2:
TGGACAGCCAAGCGCATCAAGCAAGCGCAAGACATTTTGGAAATGCGCATTGGCATTGAAAACGCATCCACCTACATCGCTCCACCCGGCGCTGACATGAGCGAAGCCGAATTTGTGGCGGCGGTGGTGAAAGAGGCCGACTGCCTGCTGCATTTGGATGTGAACAATATTTACGTCAACAGCCAAAATTTTGGCTTTGATGCCTTGGACTACCTCAACACCTTGCCGCTCGAGCGCACGTGCTATGTGCATGTGGCAGGCCACTATGTAGAGCCCGATGGCCTGCTGATCGACACACACGGCGCAGAGGTGATTGACCCTGTGTGGCATTTGCTGCTGGCCGCGTATGAGCGCATCGGCGGCCATGTGCCCACTTGCTTAGAGCGAGATTTCAATTTACCCGGCTTGAGCGAGTTGGCGGCCGAAGTCATGCAAATCGCACGGTTGCAGGCCCAAGCGCCACGCATGAAGAAGGTGGCGTGATGACGGCGATGTTTCAAAGCTTTCAGCAAGACATGGCGCGC
This window harbors:
- a CDS encoding DUF692 domain-containing protein, translated to MNRPLSGAGLGFRRELIEPLKHGVPNVIDFFEVAPENWAGLGGRSAKDLRHFTERYPFVCHGLSLSLGGPAPLDTQLLHKTKAFMKAHGMQLFTEHLSWCSDDESHLYDLLPIPCTQEAVMWTAKRIKQAQDILEMRIGIENASTYIAPPGADMSEAEFVAAVVKEADCLLHLDVNNIYVNSQNFGFDALDYLNTLPLERTCYVHVAGHYVEPDGLLIDTHGAEVIDPVWHLLLAAYERIGGHVPTCLERDFNLPGLSELAAEVMQIARLQAQAPRMKKVA